CCGTCTTTTCAGGAATTCCCGCTTCCACTGAAACCTTTTCAAGGAGCCATCCCCTTTCCTGGTCAGTATCTGCAAGGAGCCAGCAGACCACACCGGGAGTCCAGGGCTGAACATCAGGATTCATTTTTTCTGCAGCATCATTTAAGAGCGCACTGTAACTTTCTACCTGCAGGACAATGCAACTGTCCAGCATACCGCCAGCAATGGCCAGAACTCCCTGCTCAAGCGCCCTGAAAAAAGGCAGAGAAAAATCGGTTATGGTAAGACTGCATCCCCGAAGAGAAAAAACGGAAGCCATATACCCGGCAGCCGCATTGAAAACAGAGTGTGAGAAGAGGATCGGTGAGGTCTGCTCGCCGGAGATAATCTGATCCAACACATCAAAATTCGTCTCCATCGTTCCAAAGGCCGTTCCCAGAAACAGACCGCGTCGCCCATGGGGAATATCCCCAATCTCAATTGTTTCCTTCAGAACGTTATATCCACCAACTACGGCCAGCCTGATATAATCGTCAGCCCTGCGCAGCTGTTTTGCCAGTTCTGCCGGTGTTTCCAGTTCCGCCAGCTCCAGGGTACAGACCTTGAGAATCCGTATCATCCCGCCCCCTCCAGCACAAGAACACCATTGGAACCGCCGAAAGCCAGGGATTGACTCATTCCAATCCTTCCCCCCAGGGGTGATGTTTCTCCTTCAGCCAGAACAGCAACAGGAAAGTCGGGATCACAGTTACGACATCCCGCGGTGCCGGCAACCTCTCCCCTGTTCAGAGTAAGCAAGGTGAAAACTGCCTCAATAGCTCCGGCAGCCCCCAGGGTATGTCCTGTAACCCCCTTGGTGGAAATCATGGATAGTCCGGTAGAATTCAATCCGAGCTCATAAACAGCCCTGGTTTCCGCCCTGTCATTAGCCGGAGTCCCCGTACCATGGGCATTGATCATGGCAATATCACCAACTGTAACATTGCCGTCAGCCAGGGCCATCCGTACTGCCAACTGCAATCCGCGACCACTTGGATGCGGGGCCGTGGGATGGTGGGCGTCTCCGGCGATACCATATCCCCGGATCCAGCCCAGGCACGCTCTTTTTTCAGCGATAATCTGCTCATCTCTTTCCAGCAGAACAATCCCTGCACCTTCACCCAGGTTCAGCCCCTGACGGTCCCTGTCAAAAGGCCTGCAATCCTCCGGAGAGACAAGCATGAGACTCTTAAAGCCGTGACAGGCTATCCGGGAGAGCTCATCAGCACCGCCGGCAATGGCAATATCACACAGGCCATGGCGCAACCAGTTTCTGGCAAGTCCTATTGCGTCAGTTCCTGACGCACAGGCGTTGGTAATAACCGCCCGTGGCCCCCGAACACCGAGAATCCCTTGTACCCGCTCTGCCAGGTTTGACGACAGATAAGTACGCAGTGGCTTTTCATCAGGATCTCTGCCCTCTTTCCAGTCAATATAATAGGGTTCATTATGAAAAGTGCAGCCCACCGTCGTGCCGAGAGCAACCCCGACCCGCTTCCGTCTCAAATCTGCTGCACTGATTCCGGCCTGCTCCAACGATTCATTGATGGCGGCCAGGGCCAGCAGGAGGGTACGGTTGACTCCTGCAAGTACCGAATCATCAATGGAAAAAGAAGAGGAAAGAGCAGGTAATTTTCCGGCCACCACAAAACAGGGAGCTGCAGGTGGAGGAAAAAACGGTTCTCCCTTCATGGCTGTTGAAACCGTCCATGAAGCAATAGAAGCCATCGCCTCTGTACTACTGCCACCGGCCGCGCAAACCACACCACAACCGGTCACTGCGATCAAAGGCGCTCCTTCACCCACCATATGCGCTCCCTGGGCCTTGAACTATCGGGCCAGCTGAACCACGGTTCCCTTGAGAACCACATTGACCATCATACCGCCAACCAGGCAGCTGTATTCCGTTGAGCTGGAATTTTCCCTGTTCTTGATATAGGATTTGATGTTGATAACCCCATTGCCTCCCTCCCGGTCGGCACGATCCTGCAGAGCAACCAGGGCAGAGGCAAGGGCCCGGGCACAGGCATCGTCATGTTTTTTGCGGAAACCATTGGTCCTTTTATTGCTTTTAAAGGTGCCGTATTCCCGCACCACGGCCGGATGAGGCTGGTCCCCCCAGTAAAGAGCAACACCATTATTCAGCACGTCCTGAACAACGGGTTTTTCCATGGCATCCCTGATTGAAAAATTTTTCTTCACATCCCTGGAAAACGCTGTAGATGCGCATAGCAACAAAGATAAAATAGAAATTACAACTATTCTGACTTTCATTTTTCCTCCTTGACAGTTTTCTGACTGTTAATGCCACACCAATAGGTGTTAATGTAACAACATAGTGTATAAAATCAACAATTCATTTATTATCAAGGATATAGCGGGCAAGACATTCAATGGATTCGAAAGCTTTCCGGCCTTCGTCCATGTCGGCTATCTGCACACCGAAATGTTTCTGAATCAGAACCACCAGCTCAACCGCATCCAGAGAATCCAGTTCCAGTCCCTCCCCGAAAAGCGGATCAGTATCACTGATACCGTCAACGGTAACACCCTGTACCTTTAAATCATTAATCAATATTTCCTTGATTTTTTGTTTCGTCTCTTCCATAATTTTCCGCTTTTCCTTTTTTCCTGAATACGTACAAAACTCAACCTGAGTTTCATGAACAATCAGATTTTTTATTATTGATGGACTCGTAAAAACTCCGATCTACTGCGTTGTGGGGTGATCGTGTAATGCTCGACGTACCATATGTACGCCTGCGCTTACACGACACCGCCACGCCTTGTATATCGAAGTTTTTCCAGAGTCCATCTGGGAACGTTGAACGACTTTTTACGAGATCATCATTATTGCTTCCAGATATTATAAAAATTATACCATTGAAAGGGAAATTGCTGCAGGTATGCTTCCATTGCCGCAATATATTTCCCCGCACACTCCCTCAACATCAGTGCTCTCCTGGACCTGTCTTCGTAACGGGGATAAAAATAATCCCACATTTTCAGCTGGTAAGTCTTCCGACCGGTCTTGGCAGCAAATAAAACAGCCACCGGCGCCCCTGCCGTTGCCGCCAGCATATAGGCCGCATCAGGCAGCTTCATGGGCTCACCCAGAAAATCAACGCCGGAGGAGGAACCGCTGATCAACCTGTCTCCCATTATGGTCACGACCTCCCCCCTCTGAAGGGCGGCAGCAGCGTCAATCATACCTCCAAAGGGACCATCGGCATCAATAATTTCAAAACTCCGCTTTCCCCTGATATCGAAAAAATGTTTGGCCACAGCCTGCCGATCATACTGCATCAGGGCATGTACCCTCACCGGCAGACCGTCAAGATTGGCAAGAGCGGCCTGCCAGTTTCCCACATGGCCCGTCAGAAGAACAACCCCTTTCTTTTTTTCTATGAGGTCCAGCAGGGTATTATAACCGATAAACTCACCGTCAAAACTGCTGTCCCCGGTCAAGCCTATCCACCCCCTGTCAACAAGAACCTGCCCGAACGAGAGAAGATTTTTAAAAGTATACCACCAGTATTTCCAGGCCTTTCGCCCGGGAAACCTGTGGTTGAAATAGGGGCGAACTGTTCTGTGAATCCCGCGGCTGCAGAGTGCATAGCAGAAAATCACCGGAACCAGCAGCACAGAACCTCCACCATGACCAAAAACCCGCATGGTCATATAGAAAAACCAGTGTCCCAATGCCTCCAGCTGTTTTTTCAGAGCCATCTTTCCCTCAATTCAGCCGACGTCCCGGCCACCTCTGCTGAAACTTCGTGCGGCGAAGTAAATAATCGCTGCCCCGATCAGACCGAGCAGGGGCCCGACCAGGAGAGAACCAAGCAGCCAGTCCCAGATCCGATGGTGAACTTCAAATAACCATTTTTCATGGGACAGATCGAACAAAAAATGGCCGGTCCTGAAATAATATCCCGTCTCGATACAGAGGGCCGGAACCAGGGGCGGCATGCAGAACTGACTGGCCGCCACCGCCGCAACTTTATTGAGATGAAAGCGATGGGACACATAGATGATAACAATCGTATGGCAGGCAATAAGGGGTAGAGCACCCAGAAAAATACCAATCCAGACAGCAACTGCCAGCCATAAGGGAGAACCATTTTCCCTGCAGAGGTTTTTTAAGATCCGCCAGGGCCCGCCGGTCGGCTTCTTCTCTTTTTCTGTACTTTTCACAACCAGCTGCCTGTTCGGCAATGGCAGAAGACGGCGAAATACTAACCTGCTGTGAATCCGGGTCAGTCGCCAGTTATCAATTATTTTATCGAAATGACTGATCCGCTCCCCGGGTGGCGGATAATGGACAGAGACATCAACAGAACGCACGTCAAGCCCGGCCCAGATTGTCTTCACCAGGACCTCAATCTCAAAATCATACCGTTTACGTTCCAGGGGCAGCTGAATCAATTCCCGAACCGGATAAAGCCGGAAACCACTCTGGGTGTCACTCAACTCTTTTCCCGCTTCCAGACGTACCCAGAAATTTGAAAATGTCCGGCCAAACCGGCTTGAACCAGGGACCGTTTCCTGGACCATCCTCCTCGCTCCGATAATAATTGCCGGCCACTCTCCCCGTTCAGCCTCGGCAGTCAGCGTTACAGCCTCCCGGGGGTCATGCTGTCCGTCAGCATCAATTGTTAGAATTGCATCATACCTTCGCTCTGCCGCGAAATTTGCTGCAGCGAGGATGGCCGCCCCTTTACCCCTGTTTTCAGAAAACTTCAGGGTATAACAGTTCAACTCTGCCACCCTGTCCAGGCCACCATCACTGCTGCCGTCATCCACAACCAGCACAGGAAATCCAGTCGGAATCGCACGCCGGACCACATCTCCCAAGGTTGAACCATGATTGTAGACCGGGATTACAAGCAGAACCTTGAGACGGGACATTAAATGTAACTGGTTACAGGATTTGTAATTCTGTGTCTTCATCCGTATATAAACCTGTAAGTGATCTGGGGTGCTGCAGATTCGTGCAGGCGTGACTGGCCGCTATAGCCCCTCTATGCGGGCAGTCGCGACCGTGCGAATATGCCGTGCCCCTGATCACTTACCATTGAATCAGCGCCTCCCCTTTGTCAGCAGGAGATCCCACAAAGGTCCCGTGTGACCCATGTCATGCAGCATGGCAATACGTTCCTCAAATTCATGACAGGGATAAATTCTGTCCATCCTGTTCCCGAACGAATCCAGTATCATCTCTTCCATTCGCTCCCTGTCTATCCCGGGGGAATAATAATATTCCGGGGTCAACAGGGGCTCGTCCCCCGTTATGATACCATCCGACACGGCCCTGTCAAAGATACCGGTCCCCGGCAGAATGCGGATACCGATAAAGGCAAAGACAACACTCTTTTCCAGTTTTTCGATATTGGCCAGCCCCTCTTTCATGGTCCTTTCATCTTCACCGGGACAGCCGAACATAATGAAATGGGCGCAGGGGATCTTCTCAGCCACCACACGCCGGTGAACCTGCAGGACATCCTCGAAACTGAAATTTTTCCCTATTCCCGCCAGAGTCAGGTCCGTTGCCGCATCGGTCCCCAGTTCCATGGCCGCCAGGCCCGCCCGCTTCAACAGCCTGAGATCGTCCCGTTCCAGGCCCTGGGGCCTGAAAAACGCACACCAGGGCAGCCTGTTCTCCCTGCGGATAAGGGCCTCGGCCACCTGGAGAAACCTCTTCTCCGAATCATTGAAAAAACTGTCAGTAAAAAAGAGATAGCGGGCTCCGGATTCCCGCTGCAGATGGATAACCTCTTCGGCAACATCTTCCGGATCACGATAGCGCAGTGTCTTCCCTTCGATCATGGGATAGGAACAGTAGCTGCATCCATACGGGCACCCCCGCTTGGTCTGGACATTGAGCATTCCCCCATGCTCCGTATAATACCTGACTGTACTCGTGCTGAGATCCGACGGATACCACTCCCCCTCCCGGGGGCTGGCCACAAAAATCTTTTCTTTCGGCCTACGTCCGGCTGCCAGTTCCGTTGCCAGCCAGGGAACGATGATCTCACCTTCTCCCACCACACCGTAATCCGCCTGGAGAAAGGTGAGTAATTTTTCGGGCATAATGGAAAAGGCGGGACCGCCCAGTACCAGGATTGTATCAAGTTGTTTCCGGATTCCCTGGACGGTTTTCAGAATATCCTGAAGGTATTCCCTCGGGTCGGCACTGTCAACGGTATCCAGGTTACGTATGGAGACTCCGACAAAATCATATTTCTTTCCGTGGAGAAATTCCATCAGACCATTTAACCCGCCATCGGCAAGGAGGTCAAAATGGTACACCCTGTGACCGGATCGGCGCAGAGCCCCAACCACATAGGCTGCGCCAATGGGATAGACGGGATACGGTGTCACCACCTGGTTGGCGGAAACGATAAGGCAGGTTGCCCGTATGTTCCGGGTCAGTTTCCCGCCCATTTTCGCTCTTCCGACAGTTTCATGGATTTATAGGTGCCGTCAGCCATTTCCTTTTTAACAAGATCGGAAAACAGCCGGGCCATGCGCAGAGACTGGGACATATCCCGGTAAAACGTCCTCCAGGCATAGCTGTACATTTCCTGCAGGGTATCCGGACTCATATTTTTCGGCTTATAAACAACCTCTGCCGTGGTATAACGGGACCAGTCCCTGTGAAGAATACGTCCCTCCCGCTCGTAGGTGGCCGTTACGGGGGTATGGGGGAAAGGGGTGAGAATGGAGAATTCCGACATATCCACATCAATTTCCAGCAAAAAATCCACCAGCCTTTTGATGTAATCCGCATCCTGGTTGTCGGTACCGAGCAGCACAGCCGCCTCGACTCCGATGCCGTGATCCTTGAGGCGTTTTACCCGGTTTCTGATCACATCAGAGGTATCAAAAACCGCCTGGTACACGTACCAGCAACCGGCCTCCGCCGCCTTGGCAATAACATCATCCTCATCAAGAATTGGATGGCTGATCCACTTTTTCTTCAAGGGAATAAGGGCTTCAAACAGCTCCATCACCCATCCTTTGTCCTGGGCCAGGGAATTGTCCACCAGGAAGAGGCGGTTATTGTCAATACCGCTGATCTCCTCCACCACCTTTTCAATGGGACGGGGACGAAACTGCCTGCCGCCCAGGTAGGCGGTGGCACAGGGAAAACAGTTAAACCGGCACCCCCGTGAGGCGTGAACCAGATCCACCATTCTCACTCCCCTGTACACATACCGTTCATCGTTAAGAACGGACCGATCTGCAGGACCAACGCTCTCAATTGGCGGAAAGTCGTGGAAATAGTCATACTTCTTTCTCAACCGTCCCTTTTCAAGATCGTCCAGGACAGTGGCCAGACGACCGTCTTCCGTTTCTCCCAGGAAGATGGAATCAACAAAACTTTCCACTTCCCCGGCATGGAGCATGGTAGAGATGCCACCGGCGATGACCGGCACCCCCTTTTCCTGATACAGCGCCGCAATTTCCCGCCCCCGGGGCAGCTGACAGGTAAGCATCATGGAGAGCAGAACCACATCGGTATCCGCCTCAAAGTCTATTGCATCCACATTCTCATCAATAAAACGGACCTCATATTTATCGGGAATGGATGCCGCCACACAGACGGGTCCGTGGGGTGGGAGATGAAACTCGGTCTGCTCGGGAATCTTATGCCACTTGGGATAAACCAGGGTTACAGTCTGCATTATATTCTTTCTACAACAGTTAAATTTACGGATATTTCCTCCTGCCCGTCCACGGTGTGATAATGATCAAAATCACAGGCGAGCATGAACTCCAGAGTCCTGTCGGATTCCAGAAAACGCCTGGCCTCCAGTTCTGCCTTTTTCAAAGGTATTTTATTCTCAAACACAGCAAAAACCGGACCTGTCAATCCAAATGCCACAGCTGTTTCAGCCAGGGGAATATTGGGCAGGGTATAACCAAACAGAGCCGGACTGGCCAATCCTTCCACCATGGAATCGACAAAGGCAAGGTCTGTATGCAGAGAACCTCTTTTTGTACCGCCGATCAGACCAACCCTGCGACCGGAATCACTGAATCTGTGACCGCTCTCCAGCAACCCGCGATCCTGCAGTAACTGAGCGCTCTGTACAATCAGCAGGCGACAGAGAGGAGTCATCCGCCCCCATCGGCCTGGCACCTTTCCCAGCAGAGCGGAAACAGACTCATCCGCCTGGTCGGAAAATATCCAGTTTTTGTCAACCCCATCCGGTCGTTTCATGGATCAACTGTCCTTTTTCAGCCAGCAGAGCGGGTCTTCCGCCAGATAATCTCCAGTGACCTGGTAGGCGTGCCCCCGGCAGCCATAACAGTGATCGCTGATATCACAGGTCGCACACTGACCCTTAATAGTTGTCCGGATATTTCGCAGCTCACGGATAACCTGACTGTCCTTCAGGATGTCCGCAAGTTTTCTTTCACGTATATTCCCGGCGGCCACACTGACACCCGGACATGGATGCACTTCACCGACAGCGGTAACAGTACAGGAATATTCGTGCCTGGCACACTGGGAGGCCACCAGTGGAGGATGGGGATTCCAGGTACAACCAAATTCCTCCCTGTCGATTCGGGACAGCTCCTCAAAAAGTGCCTTGACCATTGCCGGCTCAACCTCCAGGTCATCGTGTTCCGTGGCCCTGCCCTGCATGGTCATTGCCTCCACATAGGGGACAATGCCAAGCCTTCTGGCCCAGCGCCACAGGTCAGGCAACTCGTCATAATTCTGATTGCAGATGATTGTTTCCACCCCGAGAGGATGTTCCATATCAGGATAGCCCGCCTCCTGCAATGCCTCCAGACCCCGGTTGATGGCGGCAAATGCTCCATCTTTTCCGGCCAGATAATCCTGGACCTCTGCCTTTCTGCTGTTCATTTTGAGAATGACACCGACCCCGCGTCTGTAGAGTTCTTCTGCCATTTCTCCGGTAAGGCACAACCCGTTGGTGAAAAGATCAACCACGATTTTTTCACTGAGAATCTCGTCAATCACTTCAAAAAGGTGAGGGTACAGGAGCGGTTCCCCACCACCGAGTACTATGATTTTTTTAACCCCAAGCTCCTTTGCCTGTCCTATGACATCGAAAATTTCATCCAGGGAAAGTTCATTTTCAAGGGCTGTCCCGGAGGAGGCATAACAATATACACATCGCAGATTGCACACCCTTGATAATTCCAGTTCCAGGGAAAGCAATCCATTTCGTTTCCTGCACCAAGCTATTTCTTCCGGGGAAAACTCCATCCCCAGCTGATCACCTAAACACGTCATTACAGCCTGTTATCCTTTCGACCCAAACGAGTCGTATTCCGTAGCGTAAAATAAAACAACCAACCTACCCCTAACACCTAACACCTAACGCCTAACGCCTCACTCCTCACTACCAACGCCTAACCCTCAACCCCTCAACCCCTCAACGATAATCAAAAAACTTCTTCGGCTTTCTACCGCCACTCTCAAACATCTTGGCCACAACCTCTCCGCTCTTGCGAATTTTTACAGCAGGTCGCACGCGCAGTGCAGCCTGGAGGTTCTCTTCAATACTCTTCTGGCCGATATCGGTATCACAGCCGACGACCACCGTCACATCGTCTGCACCGTCGGCAGCGACGCGCACTTCCACATAGGCACCCCGTATCCGGTCATCTTCCTGAAGAACATGAAAGACAGTTTCGGGGTAAAACGTGGTTCCCCGGTACTTCAACCGCTGGGCCAGCCTGCCTTCAATGGGCCCCAGACGTTGTGTATTCCAGCCACAGGAACAGGGTGAACTCTCAAGACGGGCAATATCTCCTGTTCTGAATCGAACCAGGGGAAAGCCTTCCACACCAAGAGGAGTCACAACAATCTCTCCAGCTGTTCCGTCCGGCAGGGAACACCCGGAATCATCAACAATCTCCACCAGCATCAGTTCCGGATGCACATGTCCACCACAGGATTTGACACATTCACAAAAGGCCGTCTCAAATTCCGTAGCACCATAGGAAGAGCGCACCTTTGCTCCCCACAGCCTCTCAACCTGTTCCCCAAGCGCCGTAAGAGAATGATCAGGCCGCCGTACCGGTTCTCCAATAGTGATAATGGTATGAATAGAGGAATCGGCCACGGCCAGCCCCTTGTCCATTCCCCATTCACCGATCTCCTTTAAAAAACTGGGCACTCCGACAATTACCCCCGGATTCAGTTTTTCGATGATGTGCCACTGGCGCGCCGGTTGTCCCGGTCCACTCCTGATTGCCCTGGCCCCGAGAAAGGTGATGCCGCTGTAATAGGCCAGTCCCGCGATAAAACAGCGATCCAGGGTAACCGTCAGCAGCACTCTGTCCCCTTTTTTCACACCCGCGCCATGAAAGGCAACCGCTTCATTAAAGGCCAGGCGCTGGAGATCGGCTCCACTGTAGGGAATAATCACCGGTTCCCCCGTGGTGCCCGAAGTCAGGGCGATGTCCCGAATATTCTCACTGTCGGCAAGACCAAATCGTTTGGGAAAGCGGTCAAGATCATCACGACAGGTAAAGGGCAGCTGCGAAAGGTCGGCAACAGATTCCAGTGATACGGCCTGTTCATCCTGGCCGAGAATCTCCCTGTAGAACGGTATCCTGCGGGCTTTTTCCAGGTGTTTTTTCAACAGGTGTAACTGTTTTTTTTCAATCTCGTGCCGGGGTGCCCTCCTCAGGGCAAGTGCCTGCTCAAGACTATATGGATTATTCTGATTCATAACAAGGCCTTTCAAATAGAAGAGTCACTCCCTGTAAAATGTCCCCTCTTCTGCAATGTTTCCTCAATTCTTGTATACACTTTTGAGCGAAGTCGCTGGATTTTTTCCTCAACCTTAAGCTCCCCTGTCTCAGGATAGACCGCCTCCAGGACAACAAGGTATATCTTTCCCGGGGTCAGCATTCTGGCGCCTGGCGGCAATACCCTGCCGGATCCGAGAATACAGACAGGAACCACCGGAAAACCAGTCTCAACAGAAAGGGCGAATGCACCGTTTTTAAAGCGACCGAGACGACCGTTACGGGAACGGTGACCTTCAGGCCAGATAGTGACGGAACTCCCTGCTTCCAGCAACTGTCTGCAATTCACCCGAACCTCTTCCCAACCCGCTTCTGCGTTAACGTAACCGGCCAGACGCATGAATACATTATAGACCGGAATTTTAAACGGCCACGAGGTTACAAATCCGTTTTCAGTAGCTATCAGACCGAAAAGATAGGGATCAACAGCGGAATTATGGTTGGCGACAAAGACGGCCGGTGAGGGAAGATGGTCCCCGCAAAACTCAACCCTGACAGGGTCAAGAAATGATATCAGGCGAACAAGAACAAAACCGTAAAATCGTATGGCCCTTCTCAGGCCGGACGCCAGAGGGCGGCCCAGCAGGAAAATATTGACGAAAAGAATCAGAGGCAGAATCAGCAGACCGACGCAGGTAACCAAGGTGAACAACGACCAGAAGTAAATATTAAAAAACAGTTTCTTCAACGGTTCAGCCTTTTTCCTGCTCTTTTTTCAACCGTATGAGAAACTGAAAGAGATCTTCCATGGTACGGATTGAGCGCAGGGCTTCCTCGTCGGTCAGCTTCATACCAAAACTTTTTTCAAGAACCACGACCATATCCACCGCATCAAGGCTGTCCAGACCCAGATCATCGTACAGGGTTGCCTCAGGGCCCATTTCTTCCGGGTCCAGTTCAAATTCTTCCGCCAGGACCTCAACTACCTTCTGCCGAAGTTCATCGTCGGAAATCATAGAGTACGTCTCCTTATCGCCAGGGAGGTATTCACTCCTCCCAGGGCAAAATTATTTTTCAACACTGTTTCCAGGTTTGCCACCCGCTTCTCCCCAACAAGGTCAACAACTGCACAACGGGGGTCAATACTGCCCAGATTTCTCGTTGGAATAATTTCCTGCCGCTCGAGCATCTCCAACAGAACTATCAGTTCAAGGGCTCCCGCGGCCCCCAGAGTGTGACCGAGATGGCCCTTCAGGGAACTGACCGGTATTGCCCTGTCCACAGCGGTACTGATCGCCGCGGCCTCGGCAATATCTCCCTGTTCCGTCCCGGTCGCATGGGCATTGACATAATCGATATCCCCAGCCACAAGACCACCCTCTCCCATGGCCAGTTCCATTGCCCGTATCATCATCTTTTTATCCGGGCTGGCAATATGCCCGCAGTCAGTAACATTGCCAAACCCAACAATCTCACCATATATTTTCGCCCCCTCCTCTCTGCTGATTCCAGGCTTTCAAGGACAAGAATTCCACTGCCACCACCGCAGACAACTCCATCCCGATCCCGTTCAAAGGGACGACATCCGCCCTCAGGGTCCGAATTATTAAAGGAGGCTGCCCGCAGCAGATCAAAAACGCCGGTTACGGAAGCATGGGCCTCATCCGCTCCTCCGCACAGGACAATATCCTGCCGTCCCGCCTGAATCAGGATATACCCGAGACCTATTGCCTGGGAAGAAGATGTGCAGGCACTTACCGGGGCCCACTGTTCACCTTCGACACCGAGGGCAAGACAGACATTA
The DNA window shown above is from Desulfomarina profundi and carries:
- a CDS encoding beta-ketoacyl synthase chain length factor, with amino-acid sequence MIRILKVCTLELAELETPAELAKQLRRADDYIRLAVVGGYNVLKETIEIGDIPHGRRGLFLGTAFGTMETNFDVLDQIISGEQTSPILFSHSVFNAAAGYMASVFSLRGCSLTITDFSLPFFRALEQGVLAIAGGMLDSCIVLQVESYSALLNDAAEKMNPDVQPWTPGVVCWLLADTDQERGWLLEKVSVEAGIPEKTECFPKNFGEMIFNNEKRCDCPDPLAPGRILTKEMVNGRASLECLVRAPSAAVRCRLLV
- a CDS encoding beta-ketoacyl-[acyl-carrier-protein] synthase family protein, which codes for MVGEGAPLIAVTGCGVVCAAGGSSTEAMASIASWTVSTAMKGEPFFPPPAAPCFVVAGKLPALSSSFSIDDSVLAGVNRTLLLALAAINESLEQAGISAADLRRKRVGVALGTTVGCTFHNEPYYIDWKEGRDPDEKPLRTYLSSNLAERVQGILGVRGPRAVITNACASGTDAIGLARNWLRHGLCDIAIAGGADELSRIACHGFKSLMLVSPEDCRPFDRDRQGLNLGEGAGIVLLERDEQIIAEKRACLGWIRGYGIAGDAHHPTAPHPSGRGLQLAVRMALADGNVTVGDIAMINAHGTGTPANDRAETRAVYELGLNSTGLSMISTKGVTGHTLGAAGAIEAVFTLLTLNRGEVAGTAGCRNCDPDFPVAVLAEGETSPLGGRIGMSQSLAFGGSNGVLVLEGAG
- a CDS encoding phosphopantetheine-binding protein, with protein sequence MEETKQKIKEILINDLKVQGVTVDGISDTDPLFGEGLELDSLDAVELVVLIQKHFGVQIADMDEGRKAFESIECLARYILDNK
- a CDS encoding LpxL/LpxP family acyltransferase, translating into MALKKQLEALGHWFFYMTMRVFGHGGGSVLLVPVIFCYALCSRGIHRTVRPYFNHRFPGRKAWKYWWYTFKNLLSFGQVLVDRGWIGLTGDSSFDGEFIGYNTLLDLIEKKKGVVLLTGHVGNWQAALANLDGLPVRVHALMQYDRQAVAKHFFDIRGKRSFEIIDADGPFGGMIDAAAALQRGEVVTIMGDRLISGSSSGVDFLGEPMKLPDAAYMLAATAGAPVAVLFAAKTGRKTYQLKMWDYFYPRYEDRSRRALMLRECAGKYIAAMEAYLQQFPFQWYNFYNIWKQ
- a CDS encoding DUF2062 domain-containing protein translates to MSRLKVLLVIPVYNHGSTLGDVVRRAIPTGFPVLVVDDGSSDGGLDRVAELNCYTLKFSENRGKGAAILAAANFAAERRYDAILTIDADGQHDPREAVTLTAEAERGEWPAIIIGARRMVQETVPGSSRFGRTFSNFWVRLEAGKELSDTQSGFRLYPVRELIQLPLERKRYDFEIEVLVKTIWAGLDVRSVDVSVHYPPPGERISHFDKIIDNWRLTRIHSRLVFRRLLPLPNRQLVVKSTEKEKKPTGGPWRILKNLCRENGSPLWLAVAVWIGIFLGALPLIACHTIVIIYVSHRFHLNKVAAVAASQFCMPPLVPALCIETGYYFRTGHFLFDLSHEKWLFEVHHRIWDWLLGSLLVGPLLGLIGAAIIYFAARSFSRGGRDVG
- a CDS encoding lipid biosynthesis B12-binding/radical SAM protein, which codes for MGGKLTRNIRATCLIVSANQVVTPYPVYPIGAAYVVGALRRSGHRVYHFDLLADGGLNGLMEFLHGKKYDFVGVSIRNLDTVDSADPREYLQDILKTVQGIRKQLDTILVLGGPAFSIMPEKLLTFLQADYGVVGEGEIIVPWLATELAAGRRPKEKIFVASPREGEWYPSDLSTSTVRYYTEHGGMLNVQTKRGCPYGCSYCSYPMIEGKTLRYRDPEDVAEEVIHLQRESGARYLFFTDSFFNDSEKRFLQVAEALIRRENRLPWCAFFRPQGLERDDLRLLKRAGLAAMELGTDAATDLTLAGIGKNFSFEDVLQVHRRVVAEKIPCAHFIMFGCPGEDERTMKEGLANIEKLEKSVVFAFIGIRILPGTGIFDRAVSDGIITGDEPLLTPEYYYSPGIDRERMEEMILDSFGNRMDRIYPCHEFEERIAMLHDMGHTGPLWDLLLTKGRR
- a CDS encoding B12-binding domain-containing radical SAM protein — protein: MQTVTLVYPKWHKIPEQTEFHLPPHGPVCVAASIPDKYEVRFIDENVDAIDFEADTDVVLLSMMLTCQLPRGREIAALYQEKGVPVIAGGISTMLHAGEVESFVDSIFLGETEDGRLATVLDDLEKGRLRKKYDYFHDFPPIESVGPADRSVLNDERYVYRGVRMVDLVHASRGCRFNCFPCATAYLGGRQFRPRPIEKVVEEISGIDNNRLFLVDNSLAQDKGWVMELFEALIPLKKKWISHPILDEDDVIAKAAEAGCWYVYQAVFDTSDVIRNRVKRLKDHGIGVEAAVLLGTDNQDADYIKRLVDFLLEIDVDMSEFSILTPFPHTPVTATYEREGRILHRDWSRYTTAEVVYKPKNMSPDTLQEMYSYAWRTFYRDMSQSLRMARLFSDLVKKEMADGTYKSMKLSEERKWAGN
- a CDS encoding beta-ketoacyl synthase N-terminal-like domain-containing protein; protein product: MKRPDGVDKNWIFSDQADESVSALLGKVPGRWGRMTPLCRLLIVQSAQLLQDRGLLESGHRFSDSGRRVGLIGGTKRGSLHTDLAFVDSMVEGLASPALFGYTLPNIPLAETAVAFGLTGPVFAVFENKIPLKKAELEARRFLESDRTLEFMLACDFDHYHTVDGQEEISVNLTVVERI
- a CDS encoding radical SAM/SPASM domain-containing protein; translation: MTCLGDQLGMEFSPEEIAWCRKRNGLLSLELELSRVCNLRCVYCYASSGTALENELSLDEIFDVIGQAKELGVKKIIVLGGGEPLLYPHLFEVIDEILSEKIVVDLFTNGLCLTGEMAEELYRRGVGVILKMNSRKAEVQDYLAGKDGAFAAINRGLEALQEAGYPDMEHPLGVETIICNQNYDELPDLWRWARRLGIVPYVEAMTMQGRATEHDDLEVEPAMVKALFEELSRIDREEFGCTWNPHPPLVASQCARHEYSCTVTAVGEVHPCPGVSVAAGNIRERKLADILKDSQVIRELRNIRTTIKGQCATCDISDHCYGCRGHAYQVTGDYLAEDPLCWLKKDS